A single Panthera tigris isolate Pti1 chromosome A3, P.tigris_Pti1_mat1.1, whole genome shotgun sequence DNA region contains:
- the MITD1 gene encoding MIT domain-containing protein 1 isoform X2 — translation MDRAEIVKKYTDQEKEDGKYHRQIKIEENATGFSYESLFQEYLNETVTEVWIQDPYIRQIHQLYNFLRFCEMLIKRPCKVKTIHLLTSLDEGSGKEQQSSGLQEIKESLKNHGVLLELEYSSSVHDREIRFNNGWMIKIGRGLDYFKKPQSRFSLGYCDFDLRPCHETTVDIFHNKHTKKI, via the exons atGGAAAATATCATCGGCAGATTAAAATAGAAGAGAATGCAACAGGTTTCAGTTACGAGTCACTTTTTCAAGAATATCTTAATGAAACAGTTACAGAAGTTTGGATACAAGATCCTTATATTAGACAGATTCATCAG CTGTATAACTTTCTTCGATTTTGTGAGATGCTTATTAAGAGACCGTGTAAAGTAAAAACCATTCATCTTCTCACCTCTCTGGATGAA GGTAGTGGGAAAGAGCAGCAAAGTAGTGGCCTGCAAGAAATAAAAGAGTCACTCAAGAATCATGGAGTGCTGTTGGAATTAGAATATTCTTCTTCAGTACATGACCGAGAAATTAG GTTTAACAATGGATGGATGATTAAGATTGGAAGGGGACTTGATTATTTTAAGAAACCACAG aGTCGTTTTTCCCTTGgatattgtgattttgatttaagACCATGTCATGAAACAACGGTGGACATTTTTCATAACaagcacacaaaaaaaatatGA